A portion of the Bacillus thuringiensis genome contains these proteins:
- a CDS encoding FAD-binding oxidoreductase, with product MNNQKIELTGRIVTPNDPDYNSAREEFNTFFNKFPLIIVFAQNTQDVVNAVRWSRLHNVPIRMRSGRHNYEALSVSNAGLVIDVSEMKQLEIDHNNGTVTIGTGWRNISLIETLAAEGLVVPSGVCPTPGIAGVTLGGGHSILSRPFGLTLDHLLELEMVDANGCIIRANAKCNSDLYWASRGAGGGNFGICTSFKFRTHKINTVGFAEISWGISDLKPVLTSWQEYTLPCANKRLTTTLFMSAGLEPSLLMQGVFLGSVQELQTLLQPLLEAGSPLQVTIEEIPWAEAAAKIAEKQPATPLPFKSVGPYVYELLPEEGLSIIDHFINNAPPFSTTSVFFHGLGGAVAEVPNEATAYFYRKALSNMSIFATWEQPEGAGGSIRWVEDFRLAMLPFTKGVYVNTPDLSIKNWPDAYFSCNFDRLMEVKAKYDPKNVFNFPQSIPLF from the coding sequence ATGAATAATCAAAAAATTGAACTTACTGGTCGTATCGTTACACCTAATGATCCTGATTATAATTCAGCGCGTGAAGAATTCAATACATTCTTCAACAAATTTCCGTTAATCATTGTTTTTGCTCAAAATACACAGGATGTAGTAAACGCGGTTCGCTGGTCAAGGCTACATAACGTTCCTATACGCATGCGCTCTGGACGTCATAATTATGAGGCATTATCCGTCAGTAATGCTGGTCTTGTAATTGATGTAAGTGAAATGAAACAATTAGAAATAGATCACAATAATGGAACTGTAACTATTGGGACTGGATGGAGAAATATTTCTTTAATTGAAACACTTGCTGCTGAAGGGTTAGTTGTGCCGAGTGGTGTTTGTCCTACTCCCGGGATTGCAGGTGTTACTTTAGGTGGCGGACATAGTATTCTCTCTCGTCCGTTTGGATTGACTCTCGATCATTTACTTGAATTAGAAATGGTAGACGCGAATGGTTGTATAATACGCGCTAACGCCAAGTGTAACTCCGATCTCTATTGGGCTTCGCGCGGTGCTGGTGGTGGTAACTTTGGAATATGTACTTCGTTTAAGTTTAGAACACATAAAATTAATACGGTAGGATTTGCAGAAATAAGCTGGGGGATATCAGATTTAAAACCTGTATTAACCTCTTGGCAAGAATATACGCTACCTTGCGCTAATAAACGACTTACAACTACTCTTTTTATGTCTGCAGGATTAGAACCATCATTATTAATGCAAGGTGTATTTCTCGGTTCTGTTCAAGAATTGCAGACGCTACTACAGCCATTATTAGAAGCCGGTTCACCACTGCAAGTAACTATCGAAGAAATACCATGGGCAGAAGCAGCAGCGAAAATAGCTGAGAAGCAACCTGCAACACCTTTACCATTTAAAAGTGTAGGTCCATATGTGTATGAACTACTACCAGAAGAAGGACTATCCATTATCGATCACTTTATTAATAATGCACCTCCCTTTTCCACCACCTCCGTATTTTTCCACGGATTAGGCGGTGCTGTTGCTGAGGTGCCAAATGAGGCGACTGCTTATTTTTACCGAAAAGCACTATCAAACATGTCAATATTCGCTACTTGGGAGCAACCAGAAGGTGCTGGCGGAAGTATTCGATGGGTTGAAGACTTCCGTTTGGCAATGCTTCCATTTACAAAAGGTGTCTATGTTAATACTCCTGACCTATCCATTAAAAATTGGCCAGATGCATACTTCAGTTGCAACTTTGACCGATTAATGGAAGTAAAAGCAAAATATGATCCGAAAAATGTCTTTAACTTTCCGCAAAGTATTCCGCTTTTTTAA